A genomic stretch from Acidobacteriota bacterium includes:
- the hemA gene encoding glutamyl-tRNA reductase, giving the protein MDRVGIVGLSWREGGTQTLAGFTIPAEEREARLPRLLEEIDAEEVVYLATCNRVEVVFVARPRAPLRSYRPRIFQALVGRAPEPGEAQRYLKAWAGEGAVEHLFCVACGLESARVGESEITGQVREAWQLARRVGTGGRRLERCFQQALKVAADVHASTAIAEGRTSLAEIAIEHALERLEHTPGRAAVVGVSPMTVRCARALAEAGQKVIVVNRTAERALGLAGEIGGSGRTLEEFSHDPDPVEVLILATGAPGAVIGRATLERLSARSPSGQPPLVIDMAVPPDVEPADARAAGTPRLGMEEIIAEADSHRSERISRAAAAREMVDNALLDFRQKMTEWALSPMLGALQRRYRQTALEGVERLMRKELSQLGPEQKEAVEQWAVTLARRFAHVPSVGLRAVAMHKGLEAIDTFFAHADKQLAAEWQRLQSAPDGKAMDGEKK; this is encoded by the coding sequence ATGGATCGTGTCGGCATCGTCGGACTCTCTTGGCGCGAGGGGGGAACCCAGACCCTGGCGGGCTTCACGATTCCCGCCGAGGAAAGAGAAGCCCGACTGCCTCGCCTGCTCGAGGAGATCGACGCCGAAGAAGTGGTCTATCTGGCCACCTGCAACCGGGTGGAAGTGGTTTTCGTCGCCCGGCCCCGCGCGCCCTTGCGCTCCTATCGCCCCCGTATCTTCCAGGCCCTGGTGGGGCGCGCCCCCGAGCCCGGAGAGGCCCAGCGCTACCTCAAGGCCTGGGCCGGCGAGGGCGCCGTCGAACACCTGTTCTGTGTCGCCTGCGGGCTGGAGTCGGCCCGGGTGGGGGAGAGCGAGATCACCGGCCAGGTACGCGAGGCCTGGCAGCTCGCCCGGCGTGTGGGTACGGGCGGCCGACGCCTCGAACGCTGCTTCCAGCAGGCCCTGAAGGTGGCCGCGGACGTTCACGCCTCCACCGCTATCGCCGAAGGCCGCACTTCCCTGGCCGAAATCGCCATCGAGCATGCCCTCGAGCGCCTCGAACACACGCCGGGGCGGGCCGCCGTGGTCGGCGTCTCGCCGATGACCGTGCGCTGTGCGCGGGCCCTGGCCGAAGCCGGGCAGAAGGTGATCGTGGTCAATCGCACGGCGGAACGGGCCCTGGGCCTGGCCGGGGAGATCGGCGGCAGCGGCCGCACCCTCGAAGAGTTCAGCCACGACCCGGACCCGGTGGAAGTGTTGATCCTGGCCACCGGCGCGCCGGGAGCCGTGATCGGCCGGGCCACCCTGGAGCGGCTCTCCGCACGCTCGCCCTCGGGACAACCACCGCTGGTGATCGACATGGCCGTCCCCCCCGACGTGGAGCCGGCCGACGCCCGGGCCGCGGGCACGCCACGGCTCGGCATGGAAGAGATCATCGCCGAGGCCGACAGCCACCGCAGCGAACGCATCTCCCGTGCCGCCGCCGCCCGCGAGATGGTCGACAACGCCCTGCTCGACTTCCGCCAGAAGATGACGGAGTGGGCCTTGTCTCCGATGCTCGGCGCCCTCCAGCGGCGCTACCGCCAGACCGCCCTCGAGGGGGTCGAGCGCCTGATGCGCAAAGAGCTGTCCCAGCTCGGCCCGGAGCAGAAGGAGGCCGTCGAGCAGTGGGCCGTGACCCTCGCCCGGCGCTTCGCCCACGTCCCCAGCGTGGGCTTGCGCGCCGTGGCCATGCACAAGGGCCTCGAGGCGATCGACACTTTCTTCGCCCACGCCGACAAGCAGCTCGCCGCCGAGTGGCAGCGGCTGCAGTCGGCCCCCGACGGGAAGGCCATGGATGGCGAGAAGAAATGA